The genomic interval AAGTTTGCAACTCTCGGACCGCGCTATATCGAGCGGGCCATCGACGCCCTGCGCCAAGGCTCGGCGTTCAAAGAGGTGCAGATCGCGCTCGCGCTGCTGCTCGCCGTGGCGCTCGCAGGGGGTGTGGCGCGGTACGGCATGCGCGAGTTGCTCAACAGCGGTAGCCGCCGCGTCGAGACCGACCTGCGGGACCATCTCTTCCATCACCTGCAGCGGATGTCGGCGGAATTCTACGACCGGTACCCCACGGGCGATGTGATGGCCCGCACCACCAACGACCTGCTGGCTGTCCGGATGGTGGCCGGCCCGGCGCTCATGTATCTGGTGGATACTACTATACGGGCGTTGCTAATTGCACCTGCCATGGTCTCGATCAGTCCTCGGCTGACCGCCATGGCGTTCATCCCGCTGCTGGGGCTCCCGGTGGCGATGATCTCGCTGGGACAGCGGGTCCACCAGCGCAGCCAGGCCATCCAGGCACAGTTCAGCAGTCTCACCAGCCAGGCGCACGAGAACCTGTCCGGTGTGCGGGTGGTCCGGGCCTACCGGCAGGAGCAGGCCGAGATCGCCGCCTTCGAGCGGTTGAGTAAGGACTACCTGCGCCGGAACCTCCAGCTCGCCCGGGTGCAGGGGCTCTTCTTCCCGCTGCTCACCATGCTGGGTGGATTGAGCGCGGTCGTGGTGCTCTACATCGGAGGCCAGCTAGTGATGGCGGGTCGGGTGACGGTCGGCGAGTTCGTCGCGTTCGGTGTGTATCTGGGGATGCTGGTCTGGCCCATGATCGCGCTCGGTTGGGCGGTGAACCTGGTGCAGCGCGGCGCGGCGTCGATGGGACGCATCAACGAGCTCTTCGCCCAGCGGCCCGCCATCACCGGGCCGGCGGTGCCTGAGCGCCTTCCACCGGCCCGCGGCGGACGCTCGGTCGAGTTCCACGGCGTCCGGTTCGCCTACCCCGGCGCCGCCGATCGGGGAGCGGTGCTGGAAGACATCTCCTTCCGGGTGGAGGCGGGACGCTCGCTGGCCATCGTCGGGGCCACCGGGTCGGGCAAATCGACGCTGGTCGATCTTCTGGTGCGGGCCTACGACCCCGACCGCGGCGCGATCCTGCTGGATGGCGTCGACGTGCGCCGCCTCTCGCTGACCGAGCTCCATCGCGCCATCGGGTTCGTCCCGCAGGAGACCTTCCTCTTCAGTGACACGGTCCGCGAGAACGTGCTGCTCGGCGCGCCGGATGATGGTCGGCTGGACCGGGTGGCGGAGGTGGCGCAGCTCACCGAAGCGCTCCCCGCGCTGCCGGACGGCTACGAGACACTGTTGGGCGAGCGCGGTATCAACCTCTCGGGTGGCCAGAAGCAGCGCGCGGCGATCGCGCGCGCCCTGGCCCAGGATCCGCCGGTCTTCGTGCTGGACGACGCCCTGAGTGCGGTGGACGCGCACACCGAGGCCAGGATCCTTCGTGCGCTGCGCGGGGCGCTGGAAGGGCGGACCAGCATCATCGTCTCCCATCGGCTGGCCGCCGTGCGGGACGCGGACTGGATACTGGTGCTGGACGAGGGGCGGATCGTCGAGCAAGGCATTCACCTCGAGCTCATCGGCCGGGGAGGGCGCTATTGGGAGCTGCTGCGCCGGCAGCAGCTCGAGGAGGAGCTGGAGGAAGAGGAGGTCGGCGGCAGCCCGGCCTAGGGGAGCGAGCCCGCGCTGCTGTCACCGCGCTCGGCGTCAGATCTTCCCCCGCAGCGCCTCCGGTGTGAGGCCCTGGAGCCAGCCCGCCAGACGAGTGAACTCGCCGCTCACCAGCAGGATGCCGACCAGCACCAGCAGGATTCCGCTGGCCCGCATCACCCACGGCAGAAATCGGCGGAAACGCTGGAACCACTCGAGAAACGACTCCAGCGCCACGGCTGCCACGACGAACGGCAGCGCGAGTCCCGCGGAGTAGAAGCCGAGGAGCAGCATGCCGCGGGAGAGATCGGTCGTGGTGGCGGCGAGCCCCAGGATGCCACCCAGCACCGGCCCGATGCAGGGGGTCCACCCCGCCGCGAACGCCATGCCGACCAGCGCGGAACCCAGATAGCCGACCGGTTTCCGCTCCAAGTGCAGCCGGCGCTCCCGGGTGAGCAGGCCGGGCGCGAACGCTCCCAGCGAGACCAGCCCGAATCCGATGACGATGATGCCACCCAGGCGCTGCAGCCAGATCTGATAGTAGTTGAGCGCCCGGCCGAGCGCGGTCGCGCTGGCGCCGAGCAGGATGAAGACGAGGCTGAATCCAGCGACGAAGAGCAGCGCGTGGAGCAGCGCCGTCCAGCGGCGGCCCCCCGTCTCCGGCAGGCTCATCCCGGTGAGAAAGCCGAGGTACGATGGTACCAGCGGCAGCACGCAGGGCGAGAGGAAGCTAAGCAGGCCCGCGGTGAACGCGACGATCAGTCCCAAGGCGACCGGCTGGCTCATAGCGGCCCCAGCTCCCGCTGACGGCAATCGCGGCAGACCCCGTAGATCTCCACCCGGTGACGCTGGTGCTGGAACCCGTGCTCGTCGGCGATGACGGGCAGCATCCGCTCCAGCCGCTCGTTCTGGAACTCTTCCACCCGCCCACAACGCTGGCAGATGAGGTGCTCGTGATGGGCCTGCGCCGGCATCGGCTCGTAGCGCTTGAAGCCTTCGCCGAAGTCGTGCGCCCGGACCAGCCCACTCTGGACCAGGACCTCCAGCGTGCGGTAGACCGTCGCAGTTCCCACCTGCTCACCACGCTCCTTCAGTGTGCGCCGGATGCCCTCCACCGAGGGATGGCCCTCGGAGAGAAACACCACCTGAGCGACGAGGTCGCGTTGCCGGGTGACGGGTTGCCGATGTTCGCGGAGGTAGCGTCGAAACCGCTCGAGGAGGGCCGCCCCCTCCACCTTAGCGAGCGGCACCATCGAGCTCGGGCGGCCGCGGCGGAAACCAGCGCTCGGGCGAGACCGCGAGCGGCGGATGTTCGTCGTCGATCCGGCGTTGGGCCTCGTGCAGCAGCTGGGCGAGCGCCTCGACCGGTCCACTGCCGACCTCCAGCACCGAAGCCTCGAACTTCCCCCGCTCCTTGCCCTTGACCGCAAGCACGTAGCGCGCCGTGTAAATCCGCCGCCGATCGCCATCCACACGGGAGACGACGGCGGTGCCGTACTCCCGCCCCTCGTGCCGGACCGAGCTGAACACCCACACTCCGTCCACCTCGACGGGAGGGAGCTGCTCCGCCACCGCCTGAGCGAGCCGGGCCCAGCCGGGCCCGGTGCCCGGCTCGATCACGCCGGCCCCTGCTCCCATCGCTCGGTATAGAACCGGAGGACGTGCATGAAGTCCTGCGCGTTGGTCACTACGCCATAGGCCTGGTGGGTGCCACGGTCCTTGAGCTTGTTGACGACGAACTCGGTCTGGTCGACGCAGATCGTCATCAGCGGCGCGGGCGCGCCCCGGCAGAGGTGAAACGCGGGAAGCATATTGCCCACCGCAATGGCGTGCAGGGCGGTGGCCACGAAGATGGCCCCGGTGGCTTTCACGGTATGCTCGCGCATGGCGTCCTGGGCAGCGAGCGTATCGCTGTACACGCCGGGAAGCGGTCCGTCGTCCCGAATGGAACCCGCGAGCACGTAGGGCACGCCTTCGGTGACCAGCGCGTGCATGATGCCACTCCGGATGACCCCCTGCTCTACCGCCGCTTCGATAGATCCGGCCGCGCGGACCCGATTGATCGCCCGCATGTGGAGTCCATGCCCGCCTTGCGTCGGCTGTCCGGTGTTGCTCATACCCAGGGTGGTGCCGAAGATGGCCGCCTCCATGTCGTGCACCGCCACGGCGTTTCCGGCCAGAACGGCCTGCACATAGCCATTCCGGATGAACCACTCGAAATCCGCGCGGGCCCGGGAGTGGACCAGCGCGGGTCCCACCACCCAGACCAGATACCCGCCGTTGCGCTTCTCCTCGCCCACCCGCGCCGCCAGCTCCTCGTAGTTGACCGGCCGCTCCCGGCTTACCTCCGTGCTCATGAAACGAAATTCGTTGGCGCCGTGCACGCTGCCGAGGAATCCCTGGGAGTGGACCACGATGCCCTGGCTGCCGTCCTCCGCCTCCCCCATGGCGACGAGCTCGCCCCGGCGGAGACGCCTCGGCTCGATCGTCTCCAGGCCGGTGGAGCGTTTCACCACCACACAGTCCATCCGTGGCCTGATCGGCGCGTGCCACCGGCCGTCCACCCGGATGTAGGTGGGCAGGTTCGAGGTGGAGAAGAACCCCTCCGGCAGCACCCCGTCCGCCGGGAGCGGCTCGAAACGAGCCTCCGGCGCGCCGGCGAACGGCGGCTGGGAGAAGTCGGGCGAAGTCGTTGGATTTTCTGGCATTTGGGGGAGGAAGGTAGGGGGGCGCCAGGGTGTATTCAAGCGTGCGGAGCGGGTCCACGGCGGGTTTACCTTTCCGATAGCCCCTGAGGAGACTCACATGATAGGACCCGAAACCCGCCCCCGAATCCCCCGCTCCGCCTTCCGGCAAGCCACCCTGTTCGTGCCGCTGCTGGCGATGCTCGGCCGTGGCGTGGAAGCCCAGCAGCCCAGTCCGTCAGATTCGGTCCGGCGGGATACCACCCGGGTCACCCGTCTGCCGGATATCAACGTGTCGGCCACCCGCTCGGCGGAGCCCCTGGAGCGGGTGCCCTATGCCACCGGTGTGCTCAACCGGGGTGACCTGCAGCGCGGCCAGCAGACGGTCGGCCTCGATGAAGCGCTGAACAACCTGCCGGGTGTCGTGGTCTCCAACCGCTACAACTTTTCCCTGGACCAACGGATCTCGATCCGCGGTTTCGGGAGCCGTTCCAACTTCGGGGTGAGGGGCATCAAGATCCTGCTCGATGGCGTCCCCCAGACGCTGCCGGACGGGCAGAGCCAGCTCACCAACGTCGAGTTTGCCAATATCGGGCGGGCAGAGGTGCTGCGGGGCTCGAGCTCCTCACTGTACGGAAACGCCTCCGGCGGGGTGATCTCGTTTCAGAGCGAGCCGGCGGCCGCGGCGCCATTCGCCCAGCGGGTACGGGTCCAGGGCGGCACAGGGAAGGAGGGGAACGACGACTTTTACAAGTGGCAAAGCTGGAGCTCCGGCCGGCTGGGGAGCGCCAGCGGAACGCTGTCCCTGTCGCAGTTCAAGGCCGACGGCTTTCGCGAGCACAGCGGGGCGGAGGTGCGGCAGCTGAATGCAGGGATCGACTACGTGTTCTCCGGCAGCACGATCGGGACGCTCAGGTTCAGCGCGGCGGACGACCCGCGGGCGGAGAACCCCGGGGCACTCACCTATGCGGAATGGATGGCCAATCCTGATTCGGCCGCGGCCAGCAACATCCTCCGGCGGGCCGACAAGGACGTCCAGCAGCAGCAGCTCTCCCTCGGTGCCCGGCATGTCGACCCGGCGGGGAACGAGGTCGCCGTCACGGTCTTCGGGGTGCTACGCGATCTCAAGAATCCGCTCGCCGCGCCACCGCAGGGTGGTCCAACGGGCATGACGATCGGAACCTACGTCGATATCGGTCGTGTGGTGGGCGGGGCTCGCGCCAGCGCGACATACCGTCTGGGCTCGGCCAGCTGGTCACCCCAGCTAACCACTGGAGCGGACCTGCAGCGCATGCGGGACAACCGGCAGAACCTGGTGGCCGTCTCAGGCGTGCCGACCGATAGCGTGCTGATCGACCAGCGGGAGAAGATCACCGAGTTCGGCCCCTTCGCCCAGCTCGCCTGGACGCCGAACAAGCGCTTTCTGGTGAGCGGCGGGGTCCGTTACGACTGGGTGCGGTTCGACGTGCTCGATCGTCATCTCAGCGACGGGCTCGACAACAGCGGGGTGCGCACCAACGCGGCGTTCAGCGGCAACATCGGTGCCAGCTGGAGTGCCAGCGAGCAGTTCGTGCCGTACGTGAACCTCTCGACCTCGTTCGAGACCCCGACCACCACCGAGCTGGCCAACCAGCCCAACGGAACCGGCGGCTTCAACAGCGCGCTCAAGCCCCAACGGGCGGTCACGTACGAGGTCGGCGCGCGGGGACGCGCCTCTTCTCGAGTCTCCTATTCGGCGGCGTTCTTCATCGGCCGGATCACCGATGCCCTGGTGCAACAGCAGGAGGTGGGGGGCCGTGCCTTCTTCGTGAACGCCGGCAAGACTCACAACGACGGCGCCGAGCTGGGGCTCACGGTGACGCCCGTGGACGGGCTGAGCTTGAGCGGCGCCTACACCTTCGCGCACTACCGGTTCGCCACCGGCGACGCTCTCGACGGCAACAAGCTACCCGGCGTACCGGATCACTTCTGGCGGTTGGGCCTCAGAACCAACCTCTTCAGTGGGCTCTACGTCGACGCCGACCACACCATCAGCTCCTCGCTCTTCGCCGACGATGCCAACAGCATCCCGGTGGACGCCTGGGGCGCCGGCGTCACCAACCTGCGAGTCGGCTGGAGCGGCAACGCGGGCAGCATGCAGCTCTCACCGTTCGTCGGGTTCAACAATCTGTGGGACCGGCGGTACGTCGGCTCGGTGACCATCAACGGGAACTTCGGGCGGGTGTTCGAGCCGGCGCCGGGCCGGGTGGTCTACATCGGAACCGAGATCGGATACCGGACGGCGGCAGAGCCGTAGAGGCGCAGAGCCCTAGAGGAGCGAGACGGGGTCCCGATCGATCACGATTCTGGCGCCCCGGCTCCGCGGCAGGCGGGCCGCCGCATATCGCACCACCCGACCAAGCGACTCCGCCGGACCCTTGAGCAGCACGTGCCACCGCCAACGGTCCTTGAGCTTGGCCAGCGGGCACGGCGCTGGCCCGAGGACCGTAATCGGCAGTCCGTGCGTTGCTGCCAGCGCCTGGCACCAGTCCGCCAGGCCCGCCGCCGCCCGGCCGACCGCCACCTCGTCCAGCCCCGACACTAGCAGGTTGACTAGCGACACTTCCGGGGGATACGGCGGCGACGAACGCAGCAGTCGCTCTTCCCGCAGGAAGCCCTCCACGTCGTGCCGCGCCGCCCAGACCAGCGCATGGTGGGTGGGATGCCGCGTCTGCACCAGCACCCGTCCTCCCTTGGGCCCCCGCCCCGTTCTCCCCGCCACCTGGGCCAGCAGCTGAAAGGTGCGCTCCGCCGAGCGGAAATCCGGGAGGTAGAGTCCGGTGTCGGCATCGGCCACGCCCACCAGCGTCACGTTGGGGAAGTCGAGCCCCTTGGCGATCATCTGAGTGCCGATCAGCAGGTCCACGTCACCCGCGCCAACCGCGCCGAGAATCCGCTGGTGCGACCACTTGGTACTGGTGGTGTCGAGATCCATCCTGGCGATCCGGGCCTGGGGATAGCGCTCCGTCAGCAGCCGCTCGAGTTGCTGGGTCCCGATCCCTCGCATCTGCTGCACCGGATTGGCGCAGGCCCGGCAGGTGAACGGCAGCGCCTCCTGATGTCCGCAATAATGACATCGCAGCCCGGGCGGCGTCTGATGCACCGTGAGCGAGATGCTGCAGCGGGGACATTGCCAGACCTCCCCGCAGTCGGGGCACTGGAGGAAGGCC from Gemmatimonadales bacterium carries:
- a CDS encoding ABC transporter ATP-binding protein; its protein translation is MRELRSLLPYLRPYTRTYTLGLVLVVVSNKFATLGPRYIERAIDALRQGSAFKEVQIALALLLAVALAGGVARYGMRELLNSGSRRVETDLRDHLFHHLQRMSAEFYDRYPTGDVMARTTNDLLAVRMVAGPALMYLVDTTIRALLIAPAMVSISPRLTAMAFIPLLGLPVAMISLGQRVHQRSQAIQAQFSSLTSQAHENLSGVRVVRAYRQEQAEIAAFERLSKDYLRRNLQLARVQGLFFPLLTMLGGLSAVVVLYIGGQLVMAGRVTVGEFVAFGVYLGMLVWPMIALGWAVNLVQRGAASMGRINELFAQRPAITGPAVPERLPPARGGRSVEFHGVRFAYPGAADRGAVLEDISFRVEAGRSLAIVGATGSGKSTLVDLLVRAYDPDRGAILLDGVDVRRLSLTELHRAIGFVPQETFLFSDTVRENVLLGAPDDGRLDRVAEVAQLTEALPALPDGYETLLGERGINLSGGQKQRAAIARALAQDPPVFVLDDALSAVDAHTEARILRALRGALEGRTSIIVSHRLAAVRDADWILVLDEGRIVEQGIHLELIGRGGRYWELLRRQQLEEELEEEEVGGSPA
- a CDS encoding cytochrome c biogenesis protein CcdA is translated as MSQPVALGLIVAFTAGLLSFLSPCVLPLVPSYLGFLTGMSLPETGGRRWTALLHALLFVAGFSLVFILLGASATALGRALNYYQIWLQRLGGIIVIGFGLVSLGAFAPGLLTRERRLHLERKPVGYLGSALVGMAFAAGWTPCIGPVLGGILGLAATTTDLSRGMLLLGFYSAGLALPFVVAAVALESFLEWFQRFRRFLPWVMRASGILLVLVGILLVSGEFTRLAGWLQGLTPEALRGKI
- a CDS encoding Fur family transcriptional regulator; this encodes MVPLAKVEGAALLERFRRYLREHRQPVTRQRDLVAQVVFLSEGHPSVEGIRRTLKERGEQVGTATVYRTLEVLVQSGLVRAHDFGEGFKRYEPMPAQAHHEHLICQRCGRVEEFQNERLERMLPVIADEHGFQHQRHRVEIYGVCRDCRQRELGPL
- a CDS encoding TonB-dependent receptor, with the translated sequence MIGPETRPRIPRSAFRQATLFVPLLAMLGRGVEAQQPSPSDSVRRDTTRVTRLPDINVSATRSAEPLERVPYATGVLNRGDLQRGQQTVGLDEALNNLPGVVVSNRYNFSLDQRISIRGFGSRSNFGVRGIKILLDGVPQTLPDGQSQLTNVEFANIGRAEVLRGSSSSLYGNASGGVISFQSEPAAAAPFAQRVRVQGGTGKEGNDDFYKWQSWSSGRLGSASGTLSLSQFKADGFREHSGAEVRQLNAGIDYVFSGSTIGTLRFSAADDPRAENPGALTYAEWMANPDSAAASNILRRADKDVQQQQLSLGARHVDPAGNEVAVTVFGVLRDLKNPLAAPPQGGPTGMTIGTYVDIGRVVGGARASATYRLGSASWSPQLTTGADLQRMRDNRQNLVAVSGVPTDSVLIDQREKITEFGPFAQLAWTPNKRFLVSGGVRYDWVRFDVLDRHLSDGLDNSGVRTNAAFSGNIGASWSASEQFVPYVNLSTSFETPTTTELANQPNGTGGFNSALKPQRAVTYEVGARGRASSRVSYSAAFFIGRITDALVQQQEVGGRAFFVNAGKTHNDGAELGLTVTPVDGLSLSGAYTFAHYRFATGDALDGNKLPGVPDHFWRLGLRTNLFSGLYVDADHTISSSLFADDANSIPVDAWGAGVTNLRVGWSGNAGSMQLSPFVGFNNLWDRRYVGSVTINGNFGRVFEPAPGRVVYIGTEIGYRTAAEP